A single window of Myxocyprinus asiaticus isolate MX2 ecotype Aquarium Trade chromosome 48, UBuf_Myxa_2, whole genome shotgun sequence DNA harbors:
- the LOC127437557 gene encoding fucolectin-like, translating into MPLGATETYTFRPIGGQFVDIVLPRQGILTLCEVEVFAEKEDKGSKRNLALGHNAVQSSTYEDHATAEKATDGNKESVYKKFSCTHTKYEQNPWWRVDLMDVYQVTKVVIANRGDCCEERINGAQIRVGHCTNNNGNNNQLAEVILSIPLGGTKTFVFQPISGRYVNIYLPGDGKILTLCEVELYAD; encoded by the exons ATGCCATTGGGAGCCACAGAAACATATACATTCAGGCCTATTGGAGGCCAATTTGTTGACATTGTTCTACCTAGGCAAGGAATTCTCACTTTATGTGAGGTTGAAGTATTTGCAG aAAAAGAAGACAAAGGGTCCAAAA GGAATCTTGCTCTCGGACACAACGCTGTCCAGTCATCTACATATGAAGACCATGCAACAGCCGAAAAGGCTACAGATGGTAACAAAGAATCAGTCTACAAGAAGTTCTCATGCACTCACACCAAATATGAGCAAAATCCCTGGTGGAGAGTGGACTTGATGGATGTCTACCAGGTAACCAAGGTTGTCATCGCTAATCGTGGAGACTGTTGTGAGGAGCGGATAAATGGTGCTCAGATCCGTGTTGGCCATTGCACAAATAACAACGGCAACAACAATCAGCt GGCTGAAGTAATTTTGAGCATTCCATTGGGAGgcacaaaaacatttgtgtttCAACCTATTAGTGGCCGATATGTCAACATTTATCTTCCTGGGGATGGTAAAATTCTCACTTTGTGTGAGGTTGAATTATATGCAG